One Halostagnicola kamekurae DNA segment encodes these proteins:
- a CDS encoding DUF6276 family protein, with protein MVCSRCESPVVRFAVPDSYREYAPSEASTATICTRCLRVRPRSETDGTSRSERADVTAVSEAFPTRQKPAVGIALALELCTSLARNRDRLEALLADLEQAGTDPLLTLERLCRDPTIEPETDLERRVHQLEQLLY; from the coding sequence ATGGTTTGTTCTCGATGTGAGTCCCCCGTCGTTCGATTTGCAGTTCCCGATTCGTACAGAGAGTACGCGCCGTCAGAAGCGTCGACGGCGACGATCTGTACGCGCTGTCTGCGCGTCCGTCCCCGTTCGGAAACCGACGGGACGAGCCGGAGCGAGCGTGCAGACGTCACCGCGGTCAGCGAGGCGTTCCCGACCCGACAGAAACCGGCCGTCGGCATCGCACTGGCTCTCGAGTTGTGCACGTCGCTCGCGCGGAACCGAGATCGGCTCGAGGCATTGCTGGCGGACCTAGAACAGGCGGGAACGGATCCGCTGTTGACGCTCGAGCGGCTCTGTCGGGACCCGACGATCGAACCGGAAACCGACCTCGAGCGCCGAGTGCACCAGCTCGAGCAGCTCCTTTACTAA
- a CDS encoding chemotaxis protein CheW: MSEDTPDPDDQFEDQLSDVGSRTREKFSAEERKKAEKLGVSPGDPDESTADATDADTTDADGGTSAPSDTDADDDRAGVDAGTDRDGAAVDAESSSDDNGPSDGDDTDVSPDGRDATAPAAADRAHPSPSDAESTGSGAGTVYEYNDMNSKLEHDTESSVDDQRPTTEAAAQADTNQSSGSMAGLGGVTTGERMAVTKTEVDFVTGDEAQTNETEQTKLLYFELNDELFAAPLESISSVEELSGLTRYPRSPEPIDGVTDMRGKIIAVLNPKVIVDLSNASHENGAGGDYIIVQEEIEDEHRIGVRVDDISHVESASEESITPIYDITEMDLVTIDESYLEGIIHGYRADEQAQVPLVDFASLMETLKEY, from the coding sequence ATGAGCGAGGACACACCCGACCCAGACGACCAGTTCGAAGACCAACTATCGGACGTTGGTTCCCGAACGCGCGAGAAGTTTTCGGCGGAAGAACGGAAGAAAGCGGAAAAGCTCGGGGTTTCTCCGGGCGATCCGGACGAGTCGACGGCTGACGCGACTGACGCCGATACCACCGATGCAGATGGTGGTACAAGTGCCCCGTCGGATACCGACGCCGATGATGACAGAGCCGGCGTCGACGCCGGTACTGACAGAGACGGTGCTGCCGTCGACGCCGAGAGTAGCAGCGACGACAACGGTCCGTCCGATGGCGACGATACCGACGTTTCGCCCGACGGGAGAGACGCCACCGCCCCCGCTGCAGCCGACCGAGCCCACCCGTCACCATCCGATGCCGAATCGACCGGCTCCGGAGCGGGAACTGTATACGAATACAACGACATGAATTCCAAACTCGAACACGACACAGAGTCGTCCGTCGACGACCAGCGGCCGACGACCGAGGCTGCCGCCCAGGCGGACACGAACCAGTCGAGCGGATCGATGGCCGGCTTGGGCGGCGTGACGACCGGCGAACGGATGGCGGTCACGAAGACGGAGGTCGACTTCGTTACCGGAGACGAGGCGCAAACGAACGAAACGGAGCAGACGAAACTGCTGTATTTCGAACTCAACGACGAGTTGTTCGCCGCCCCCCTCGAGAGCATCAGTTCCGTCGAGGAGCTGTCGGGGCTGACCCGGTACCCGCGGTCGCCGGAACCGATCGACGGCGTGACCGATATGCGGGGCAAGATTATCGCGGTCTTGAACCCGAAGGTGATCGTCGACCTCTCGAACGCGAGCCACGAAAACGGGGCCGGCGGGGACTACATAATCGTTCAGGAGGAGATCGAGGACGAACACCGAATCGGGGTGCGGGTCGACGACATCAGCCACGTCGAATCCGCGAGCGAGGAATCGATCACGCCGATATACGACATCACCGAGATGGATCTTGTCACGATCGACGAGTCTTACCTCGAGGGCATCATCCACGGCTATCGCGCCGACGAACAGGCCCAGGTGCCGCTGGTCGATTTCGCGTCGCTCATGGAAACACTGAAAGAGTATTAA
- a CDS encoding chemotaxis protein CheD produces MTIQQAARVESPTVVPGPADNIEESAFKVGIAEYALTAHNEYQTLRSSGFGSCIGVVLHDESAAVTGLLHFMLPSIEQISNPDPNPAKFGDAGIEAMIDSFTALGGSVSRATAKLAGGATMMDFENDGESIGEQNVTAARTALESRDIPIAGTDTGGSIGRSITVDSRTGSVSIQRSDSSDRVI; encoded by the coding sequence ATGACGATTCAACAGGCCGCCCGAGTCGAATCGCCGACCGTCGTTCCGGGACCGGCCGACAACATCGAGGAGTCCGCGTTCAAAGTCGGAATCGCCGAGTATGCCCTCACCGCCCACAACGAGTACCAGACGCTTCGCTCGAGCGGGTTCGGATCCTGCATCGGTGTCGTGTTGCACGACGAGTCCGCGGCCGTCACCGGGTTGTTGCATTTCATGCTGCCGTCGATCGAGCAAATCTCGAACCCGGATCCGAATCCCGCGAAGTTTGGGGACGCCGGGATCGAAGCGATGATCGATTCGTTCACGGCGCTGGGCGGATCCGTCTCGCGAGCGACGGCCAAACTCGCCGGCGGCGCGACGATGATGGACTTCGAAAACGACGGCGAGTCGATCGGGGAACAGAACGTGACCGCGGCTCGCACAGCACTCGAGTCCCGCGATATTCCGATCGCTGGAACGGATACCGGCGGTTCGATTGGGCGATCGATAACCGTCGACTCGCGGACTGGTTCGGTGTCTATTCAACGATCAGACAGCTCCGATCGAGTCATCTAA
- a CDS encoding chemotaxis protein CheW, with the protein MAAKEYEQGAVDEGIEETNEQDAVDVLEFELDTDGFCVEIGYIAEIVNCGELTNLPSTPPHIEGVLNLREEAVKVINLKQLLEVGEEYADEKLIVFKRKDGADSRLGWLVDGVRGVHSFTPSEVEAGGNAPGVEGVIRRGDDFVIWLDPARMRI; encoded by the coding sequence ATGGCAGCAAAAGAGTACGAGCAGGGAGCCGTCGACGAGGGCATCGAGGAGACGAACGAGCAGGATGCAGTAGACGTACTGGAGTTCGAACTCGATACTGACGGGTTCTGTGTCGAGATCGGCTACATCGCGGAGATCGTAAACTGCGGCGAGTTGACCAACCTGCCGAGCACGCCGCCCCACATCGAAGGGGTCCTCAACCTCCGCGAGGAGGCCGTGAAGGTGATAAACCTCAAGCAGCTGCTCGAGGTCGGCGAGGAGTACGCCGACGAAAAACTCATCGTCTTCAAGCGAAAGGACGGCGCGGATAGTCGGCTCGGCTGGCTCGTCGACGGCGTTCGCGGCGTCCACTCGTTTACCCCGAGCGAGGTCGAAGCCGGCGGTAATGCGCCGGGCGTCGAAGGCGTTATTCGGCGAGGCGACGATTTCGTCATCTGGCTCGATCCGGCGCGGATGCGCATCTGA
- a CDS encoding chemotaxis protein CheA produces the protein MSDVFDTFIRESQDDLLQLNNSLLALEDNPSDAEAIDAVFRVSHNLKGNFGAMGFEAPSNLAHALEDLLDEVREGNMAVTNDRMNLLFEAVDSLDEMVTQIDESGEVQLDPSATVAQLRAEIDGSDGEEVTTPTDDGDDSADDSIDIPFETLAETEAASADSVFHLDLSIGDGESNLVDAMFVLGDIRDGYTVHAGVPAITDIESGEFEDGFELYVSPDSGAAADDIFEEYDGHRYLESVEVTEVTDALEGGLADDEGEEDGGSSGGGGGSVLDNHDTEIESIRVDVTTIDELYNQVEEMVTSRIKLRNTIEELGVSEVEKELSEHDKITSRIQDTVLEMRLVPVRTIAGHFPRLVRDIAQDQGKEINFEMTGVDIEMDRSILNEMRDPLVHLIRNAIDHGIEDPDVREAKGKPREGTIELRGTRERDTVTLAIEDDGAGLDPERIRSKAIEKDVMTPAKIQSLERSEVFELIFHPGFSTNDEVTDISGRGVGMDVVNRVVQSVDGDIDVESEPGEGTCVTLTLPVSVAIERVLFVEIGDEAYGIPIKNVDDISVISDLDVQSIDDSRILSHDSKTYPIIDLGESLSVPNSQQQDDDLIVRVKDDIRKVALRCNGMNGQEEVVIKPFHGSLSSTEGISGASVLGEGDVVMILDVESL, from the coding sequence ATGAGTGACGTTTTTGATACATTCATTCGGGAAAGCCAGGACGACCTTCTCCAGCTCAACAATTCGTTGCTGGCTCTCGAGGACAATCCGAGCGACGCCGAGGCGATCGACGCGGTCTTTCGGGTGAGTCACAACCTCAAGGGGAACTTCGGGGCGATGGGGTTCGAAGCGCCGTCGAACCTCGCACACGCGCTCGAGGATTTACTCGACGAGGTGCGAGAGGGAAACATGGCGGTGACCAACGACCGGATGAACCTGCTGTTCGAAGCGGTGGATTCGCTCGACGAGATGGTCACCCAGATCGACGAGTCGGGGGAGGTGCAACTCGACCCGAGCGCGACGGTCGCACAGCTCAGAGCGGAGATCGACGGCAGCGACGGCGAGGAAGTTACCACCCCGACGGACGACGGTGACGATTCGGCCGACGACTCGATCGATATTCCGTTCGAGACCCTCGCCGAGACGGAAGCGGCCAGCGCCGACTCGGTCTTTCACCTCGATCTCTCGATCGGTGACGGCGAATCGAACCTCGTCGATGCGATGTTCGTTCTCGGGGACATTCGGGACGGGTATACCGTTCACGCGGGAGTACCCGCGATCACCGACATCGAATCCGGCGAGTTCGAAGACGGGTTCGAACTGTACGTCTCGCCGGACTCGGGTGCGGCTGCCGACGACATTTTCGAGGAGTACGACGGTCACCGGTATCTCGAGTCGGTCGAAGTGACAGAGGTTACTGATGCGCTGGAAGGCGGGCTCGCGGACGACGAAGGCGAGGAAGACGGCGGATCGTCGGGGGGCGGCGGCGGGTCGGTACTCGACAATCACGACACGGAGATCGAATCGATCCGCGTCGACGTGACGACCATCGACGAACTCTACAACCAGGTCGAGGAGATGGTGACGAGCAGAATCAAGCTTCGAAACACCATCGAAGAACTGGGCGTCTCGGAGGTCGAAAAGGAACTCAGCGAACACGACAAGATCACCTCCCGCATTCAGGATACCGTCCTCGAGATGCGGCTGGTTCCGGTTCGGACGATCGCGGGCCACTTCCCGCGACTCGTCCGGGACATCGCACAGGATCAGGGCAAGGAGATCAACTTCGAGATGACCGGCGTCGACATCGAGATGGATCGGTCGATCCTGAACGAGATGCGCGACCCGCTCGTCCACCTCATTCGAAACGCGATCGATCACGGGATCGAAGACCCGGACGTTCGCGAAGCGAAGGGGAAACCTCGGGAGGGAACCATCGAACTTCGGGGCACACGCGAGCGCGATACGGTAACTCTCGCTATCGAAGACGACGGCGCGGGTCTCGATCCGGAGCGGATCCGTTCGAAGGCGATCGAGAAGGACGTCATGACCCCCGCAAAAATCCAGTCGCTCGAGCGCTCGGAGGTCTTCGAGTTGATCTTTCACCCCGGCTTCTCGACGAACGACGAGGTAACGGACATCAGCGGTCGCGGCGTGGGAATGGACGTCGTCAACCGCGTGGTCCAGAGCGTCGACGGCGACATCGACGTCGAGAGCGAACCCGGTGAGGGAACGTGCGTCACGCTGACCCTGCCGGTGAGCGTGGCGATCGAACGGGTGTTGTTCGTCGAAATCGGTGACGAGGCGTACGGCATTCCGATCAAGAACGTCGATGACATCTCGGTGATCTCGGATCTGGACGTCCAGTCGATCGACGACTCGAGGATCCTCAGTCACGACTCGAAGACGTACCCGATCATCGACCTCGGCGAGTCGCTGTCGGTTCCGAACTCCCAACAGCAAGACGACGACCTGATCGTTCGGGTCAAAGACGACATTCGCAAAGTCGCGTTGCGGTGTAACGGGATGAACGGACAGGAAGAGGTCGTCATCAAGCCGTTCCACGGCTCGCTCAGTTCCACCGAGGGAATCAGTGGCGCGTCCGTCCTCGGCGAAGGTGACGTGGTGATGATCCTCGACGTCGAATCGTTGTAG
- a CDS encoding DUF5811 family protein encodes MNGNTPYAGLPGVTGAGKRAAADIPEISNTQKRTLHRDVSRIAARTREFLPNEYVVDSDISQGTAGPQVTVAVRPPVGHAVSAGFTPDLETDLEDAADEVIDADERDEVARGLAASAALQVKQALSNNVKPTAR; translated from the coding sequence ATGAACGGAAATACGCCGTACGCGGGCTTGCCGGGTGTCACTGGGGCTGGAAAGCGTGCAGCGGCGGATATCCCCGAGATCTCGAACACACAAAAACGAACACTTCACCGGGACGTCTCCCGAATCGCCGCTCGAACGCGGGAGTTCCTGCCGAACGAGTACGTGGTCGATTCGGACATCTCGCAGGGGACCGCCGGGCCCCAAGTGACCGTCGCGGTTCGGCCGCCCGTCGGACACGCGGTCAGCGCCGGATTCACGCCCGACCTCGAGACAGATCTCGAGGACGCCGCTGACGAAGTGATCGACGCCGACGAGCGCGACGAAGTCGCTCGCGGGCTCGCGGCCAGCGCCGCGTTGCAGGTCAAACAGGCGCTGAGCAACAACGTGAAACCGACGGCGAGATAG
- a CDS encoding globin-coupled sensor protein: MNEDPYRTDGGAVAEVDQLGIDGQSLAWRKEFTRFDDEDRKRLEEISSVIRSEADRISETIADHSIAMGTVDSAGAERIRQQINGHVDEMASGSYGKQYYEKRAKAGERYEQMGVEPSIVIGAYTVHTEALVEGIAADMLEEIGVANADPETDVAAGTVQDGVETMVERIVSTVKLLNLDQQVAVDQYVKSYANLEEDLERRESIAERTQEMVAELREATEDVQQASNEIDSMTSSQSESISTVTSEVSTVSATVEEVASNAQEVSSTSDESAEFVEDSLENGEQAIESMESVEQATEQVSEDVEALREGVQEIDEVVEVINDIADQTNLLAVNASIEAADSGQTGDRFAVVADEVKSLAENSKTEAKNIERTVTQIQEDTEHTATSLETAIEELDESVQMVQETVDNLSRIEDLVSDTSEGINQVAEATDDQAASIEEVASMTEEAKRQTEEVSDKSEEIAAIADEQFELMDDLETEANRLTEE; encoded by the coding sequence ATGAACGAGGATCCATATCGAACGGACGGCGGGGCTGTGGCCGAGGTGGACCAACTCGGTATCGACGGCCAATCGCTGGCGTGGCGAAAGGAGTTCACGCGATTCGACGACGAGGATCGAAAACGGCTCGAGGAGATTTCGTCGGTTATCCGATCGGAGGCGGATCGAATCTCCGAAACGATCGCTGATCACTCGATCGCGATGGGGACCGTCGACTCGGCCGGTGCCGAGCGAATTCGACAGCAAATAAACGGCCACGTGGACGAGATGGCGTCCGGATCGTACGGCAAGCAGTATTACGAGAAGCGGGCGAAGGCCGGCGAGCGCTACGAGCAGATGGGAGTCGAACCGAGCATCGTCATCGGGGCCTACACGGTACACACCGAGGCACTGGTCGAGGGTATCGCGGCCGATATGCTCGAGGAGATCGGCGTCGCGAACGCGGATCCCGAGACCGACGTTGCTGCTGGTACTGTCCAAGATGGTGTCGAGACGATGGTCGAGCGGATCGTGTCGACGGTCAAGTTACTGAACCTCGATCAGCAGGTCGCGGTCGATCAGTACGTCAAGTCCTACGCCAACCTCGAGGAAGACCTCGAGCGTCGGGAATCGATCGCCGAGCGAACCCAAGAGATGGTCGCGGAACTCCGCGAGGCGACCGAAGACGTCCAGCAGGCCTCGAACGAGATCGACTCGATGACTTCGAGCCAATCCGAATCGATCTCGACCGTGACCAGCGAAGTGTCGACGGTCTCCGCGACCGTCGAAGAAGTCGCCTCGAACGCACAGGAGGTCAGTTCGACCAGCGACGAGAGCGCCGAGTTCGTCGAGGACTCGCTCGAGAACGGCGAGCAGGCCATCGAGAGCATGGAAAGCGTCGAGCAGGCGACCGAGCAGGTCTCCGAAGACGTCGAGGCCCTGCGAGAGGGCGTTCAGGAGATCGACGAGGTGGTCGAAGTCATCAACGACATCGCCGACCAGACGAATCTGCTCGCGGTCAACGCTTCGATCGAGGCCGCAGACAGCGGCCAGACCGGCGACCGGTTCGCGGTGGTCGCGGACGAGGTGAAGTCGTTGGCCGAAAACTCCAAAACGGAAGCGAAAAACATCGAACGCACGGTCACGCAGATTCAGGAGGACACCGAACACACCGCGACGAGCCTCGAGACGGCGATCGAGGAACTGGACGAGAGCGTTCAGATGGTTCAGGAGACGGTCGACAACCTCTCGCGTATCGAGGACCTGGTCAGCGATACCTCCGAGGGAATCAATCAGGTCGCGGAGGCGACCGACGATCAGGCCGCCAGCATCGAGGAAGTCGCGAGTATGACAGAAGAGGCGAAACGTCAGACTGAAGAGGTATCTGACAAGTCCGAAGAAATCGCCGCCATTGCGGACGAACAGTTCGAGCTCATGGACGACCTCGAGACGGAAGCGAATCGGCTGACTGAGGAGTAA
- a CDS encoding pyruvoyl-dependent arginine decarboxylase, which produces MSTIRIVWGSASAPTAMASYDAALAEAGVENYNLVAVSSVIPADTAVEAVGTAPDLGPAGDRLTVVEARATTTGPGRVSAGLGWSQSADDGPGLFYEAGGETDGEDVETRVREGLESGRALRDWDFTEPRVRVESAQAAAGTYTTAIVLAVYGDGDPIV; this is translated from the coding sequence ATGAGCACGATTCGAATCGTCTGGGGCTCCGCCTCGGCCCCCACGGCGATGGCATCCTACGACGCAGCGCTCGCCGAGGCCGGCGTCGAGAACTACAACCTCGTCGCCGTCTCGTCCGTTATCCCGGCCGATACCGCCGTCGAGGCCGTCGGCACCGCGCCCGACCTCGGGCCCGCCGGCGACCGACTCACTGTCGTCGAGGCTCGAGCCACGACCACCGGTCCGGGGCGGGTGAGCGCCGGACTGGGGTGGTCCCAGTCGGCGGACGACGGACCGGGGCTGTTCTACGAAGCGGGGGGTGAGACCGACGGTGAGGACGTCGAGACGCGCGTGCGAGAGGGACTCGAGAGCGGACGGGCGCTTCGCGACTGGGACTTCACCGAGCCGCGCGTCCGCGTCGAGAGCGCGCAGGCGGCCGCCGGTACGTACACGACGGCGATCGTGCTGGCGGTCTACGGCGACGGCGATCCGATCGTCTGA
- a CDS encoding helix-turn-helix transcriptional regulator yields MREEPPESMSLLEKLSKVITTKRTSESYETPVNEREDPVDIEHEFEELMAQVNDVLQTNDVHFEDTLVKENLDEVLLVLISLHGETHGKELLTDLNRLFETELSPGTVYPRLHALEEDDVLSMRSEIRTKEYAVANEEQVHSTVEETMVQHLAFGLLLYAFLS; encoded by the coding sequence ATGCGTGAGGAGCCACCAGAGAGTATGTCACTTCTCGAGAAGTTATCGAAAGTGATTACGACAAAACGGACGTCGGAATCGTACGAAACGCCAGTGAACGAGCGCGAAGACCCGGTCGATATCGAACACGAGTTCGAGGAACTCATGGCGCAAGTCAACGACGTTCTCCAGACCAACGACGTTCACTTCGAGGACACACTGGTCAAGGAGAACCTCGACGAGGTACTGCTCGTTCTCATCTCGTTGCACGGTGAAACACACGGGAAAGAGCTGCTCACGGACCTGAATCGGCTCTTCGAAACGGAACTCAGTCCGGGAACCGTCTACCCTCGACTCCACGCGCTCGAGGAAGACGACGTCCTCTCGATGCGCTCGGAGATCCGAACCAAAGAGTACGCCGTCGCGAACGAGGAACAGGTCCACTCGACTGTCGAGGAGACGATGGTCCAACACCTCGCCTTCGGACTCCTTTTGTACGCGTTTCTCTCGTGA
- a CDS encoding V-type ATP synthase subunit D has protein sequence MAKDVKPTRKNLMAIEERIELSERGHGTLEKKRDGLIMEFMDILDKAQDVRGELSEDYERAQKTINMARAMEGDVAVRGAAAALQEHPEITTESKNIMGVVVPQIESSRVSKNLDQRGYGIMGTSARIDEAAEAYEDLLESIILAAEVETAMKKMLREIETTKRRVNALEFKLLPELYSSQEYIEQKLEEQEREETFRLKKIKEKKEQEEKEEKAEEEAEQADDLEGDQTPPVGSAAGGD, from the coding sequence ATGGCCAAAGATGTCAAGCCGACCCGCAAGAACTTGATGGCGATCGAGGAGCGCATCGAGCTCTCCGAACGCGGCCACGGCACGCTCGAGAAGAAGCGAGACGGCCTCATCATGGAGTTCATGGACATCCTGGACAAAGCTCAGGACGTCCGCGGGGAACTCTCCGAGGACTACGAACGGGCCCAGAAGACGATCAACATGGCTCGAGCGATGGAAGGCGACGTCGCAGTCCGCGGCGCGGCCGCGGCGCTGCAGGAACACCCGGAGATCACCACCGAGTCGAAAAACATCATGGGCGTCGTCGTTCCCCAGATCGAATCCTCCCGCGTCTCGAAGAACTTAGATCAGCGCGGTTACGGGATCATGGGCACCTCCGCGCGCATCGACGAGGCCGCGGAAGCCTACGAGGACCTCTTAGAGAGCATCATCCTGGCCGCCGAGGTCGAGACCGCGATGAAGAAGATGCTCCGCGAGATCGAGACGACCAAACGGCGCGTCAACGCCCTCGAGTTCAAACTCCTGCCGGAACTCTACAGCAGCCAGGAATACATCGAACAGAAACTCGAGGAGCAAGAACGCGAGGAGACCTTCCGCCTGAAGAAGATCAAAGAGAAGAAAGAACAGGAAGAAAAGGAAGAGAAGGCCGAAGAAGAAGCCGAACAAGCAGACGACCTCGAAGGCGATCAAACGCCGCCCGTTGGAAGTGCAGCGGGCGGCGACTGA
- a CDS encoding ParA family protein codes for MTATDETPEVIAVTLQKGGTGKTFTAMNIAGGLAARGFEVLLVDFDPQGTLTANLGKREQYFDLDTLSLDEVLLDPSEWDRVTELIETDHEEFDLVPANQSYNGNKTPLDAADAGGNRFGRLLEHFEGEYHYVVCDCPPDFSPYAKNAVTAGENIVIPMIPETEMPHSVDLLFDQYDVLEMMHELDISYLASVMTVDSTKMTSEHQRIVSWFEDTFGEKGVVTDHRAAFARAKKNQRSIYAYEESLANAELDTYDRLVRLVMEQTEPPTFGIDVEAATQLSLDGIRRRREQTREKEVNA; via the coding sequence ATGACAGCGACAGACGAGACGCCGGAAGTGATCGCAGTCACACTGCAGAAGGGTGGGACCGGCAAAACGTTTACCGCGATGAACATCGCGGGGGGGCTTGCAGCTCGCGGGTTCGAAGTCCTTCTCGTCGATTTCGATCCGCAGGGAACGTTAACTGCCAACCTCGGCAAGCGCGAGCAGTATTTCGATCTCGACACGCTCTCGCTTGACGAGGTGCTGCTGGACCCATCGGAGTGGGATCGAGTGACAGAGCTGATCGAAACCGACCACGAAGAGTTCGACCTCGTTCCCGCGAACCAATCGTACAACGGGAACAAGACGCCCCTCGACGCCGCGGACGCCGGTGGGAACCGATTCGGACGGCTCTTAGAGCACTTCGAAGGCGAGTACCACTACGTCGTCTGTGACTGCCCGCCCGACTTCTCGCCGTACGCGAAGAACGCGGTAACTGCGGGCGAAAACATCGTCATCCCGATGATCCCGGAGACGGAGATGCCCCACTCGGTCGACTTGCTGTTCGACCAGTACGACGTCCTCGAGATGATGCACGAACTCGACATCTCCTATCTCGCCTCGGTGATGACCGTCGACTCGACGAAGATGACGAGCGAACACCAGCGGATTGTCTCCTGGTTCGAGGACACGTTCGGCGAGAAGGGCGTGGTGACGGACCACCGGGCGGCGTTCGCGAGGGCCAAGAAGAACCAGCGGTCGATCTACGCCTACGAGGAATCGCTCGCAAACGCGGAACTCGATACCTACGACAGGCTCGTCCGACTCGTCATGGAACAGACCGAGCCGCCGACGTTCGGAATCGACGTCGAGGCGGCGACACAGCTGTCGCTCGACGGTATTCGCCGTCGGCGAGAGCAAACCCGAGAAAAAGAGGTAAACGCATGA
- the cheB gene encoding chemotaxis-specific protein-glutamate methyltransferase CheB, giving the protein MVTVGIVDDSAFMRNILTEILEQRGHDVVGEASDGESAVELVETTDVEVITMDISMPGQGGHWAVDKIMERHPVPIVVLSAHVHEDAEEALELMERGVVDIIRKPGGKERSVSLWDRADEVVERIAGASQSSTPSGSRSTSTARSTTRGVDTGTGRSLGSKASSSEPSRAGSVSVDAPGSSKTTTLLVGSSTGGPKTVETLLANLPASLDLRVIVVQHMTDALTGSFAERLDAATDLEFREAGSNDTVSGGEGVLAKGGYHLEVTGYRRGRIDIDLSKAPKINNVRPAVDATMRTAADVIDDHMIGVILTGMGQDGAIGIKAVADAGGRTIAQDEATSRIFGMPKAAIETGSVEQVLAIEDIPEAIVDLCTDERND; this is encoded by the coding sequence ATGGTTACCGTTGGCATCGTCGACGACTCCGCGTTCATGCGGAACATTCTCACCGAGATTCTCGAGCAGCGCGGACACGACGTCGTCGGCGAGGCCAGCGACGGCGAATCTGCCGTCGAACTCGTCGAAACCACGGACGTCGAGGTCATCACGATGGACATCTCGATGCCCGGACAGGGGGGCCACTGGGCCGTCGACAAGATCATGGAGCGACACCCGGTCCCGATCGTCGTCTTGAGCGCACACGTCCACGAAGACGCCGAAGAGGCGCTCGAGTTGATGGAACGCGGCGTCGTCGATATCATCAGAAAACCCGGCGGCAAGGAGCGATCGGTTTCGCTCTGGGATCGCGCCGACGAGGTCGTCGAGCGAATCGCCGGCGCTTCGCAGTCGAGCACCCCGTCGGGATCGAGATCCACCTCGACGGCGAGATCTACTACTCGAGGAGTCGATACAGGGACCGGCCGGTCGTTGGGATCGAAGGCGTCGAGCAGCGAGCCATCGCGGGCGGGATCCGTATCAGTGGACGCACCCGGGTCGTCGAAGACGACGACGCTACTCGTTGGCTCCTCGACCGGCGGTCCGAAGACCGTCGAGACGCTGCTCGCGAACCTCCCGGCGAGTCTCGATCTTCGGGTCATCGTCGTCCAGCACATGACCGACGCCCTGACCGGCTCGTTCGCCGAGCGTCTCGACGCGGCGACGGACCTCGAGTTTCGCGAGGCGGGCTCCAACGATACCGTAAGCGGCGGAGAGGGCGTTCTCGCGAAGGGCGGCTACCACCTCGAGGTGACCGGCTACCGGCGCGGCCGGATCGACATCGACCTCTCGAAAGCGCCCAAGATCAACAACGTCAGGCCGGCCGTCGACGCGACAATGCGAACCGCGGCGGACGTCATCGACGATCACATGATCGGGGTAATTCTGACCGGCATGGGCCAGGACGGTGCGATCGGAATTAAGGCGGTCGCCGATGCGGGCGGTCGAACGATCGCTCAGGACGAAGCGACCTCGCGAATATTCGGGATGCCGAAAGCCGCGATCGAAACCGGGTCGGTCGAACAAGTTCTGGCGATCGAGGACATCCCAGAGGCGATCGTCGACCTCTGTACCGACGAGCGAAACGACTAG